In Populus alba chromosome 1, ASM523922v2, whole genome shotgun sequence, a single window of DNA contains:
- the LOC118033654 gene encoding protein IQ-DOMAIN 22 yields MGKASKWFRAVLGLKKLDPPLDQPQTTRSKDKRRWSFVKSHREKDHDHQQRQQDIEASKTGVLYGQEFEEDPNKHAVAVAAATAAVAEAAVAAAQAAAEVVRLTSSGRCVNNSVANVSGSLGLREDLAAVKIQAAFRGYLARRALRALKALVRLQALVRGHIERKRTAEWLHRMQALLRAQSRARAGRAQISESSHSSSKSSRFHHPGPATPEKFEHAIRARSGKYEQSSILKRTGSKCKGRAIGDPDAAHLSLNWSERRMDDQTWDHQVPLAGTGTIDDDKSDKILEIDTGKPHITPKRRNLFHSSHLSLSADQYSHSFTTTKDSTAHQTVPSPSSCEVQSSSPLKFSHVVEEALCTAENSPQFYSASSRGGSSKRSPFTPSRSDGSRNFLIGYHGYPNYMCNTESSKAKARSLSAPKQRPQYERSSSTRRYSVFGFGEPRSSSAQHASALRASFSSKAYPGSGRLDKLGMPVGQRY; encoded by the exons ATGGGCAAAGCTTCCAAATGGTTCCGTGCCGTTCTCGGATTAAAAAAACTCGACCCACCACTAGACCAACCCCAAACCACTCGTTCTAAAGACAAACGGAGATGGAGTTTTGTTAAGTCCCACCGTGAAAAAGACCACGACCACCAACAGCGACAACAAGATATTGAAGCCAGTAAAACTGGTGTTTTGTACGGGCAGGAGTTTGAGGAGGACCCCAACAAGCATGCGGTCGCTGTGGCTGCTGCTACCGCTGCAGTTGCGGAGGCTGCTGTTGCAGCGGCTCAGGCAGCTGCCGAGGTTGTGAGACTTACGAGTAGTGGGAGGTGTGTTAATAACAGTGTTGCGAACGTTAGCGGGAGTCTTGGATTGCGTGAAGACCTCGCTGCTGTTAAGATTCAAGCTGCTTTCCGTGGCTACCTG GCTAGGAGAGCATTACGGGCGTTGAAGGCGTTGGTGAGACTTCAAGCGCTGGTAAGAGGTCACATTGAGAGGAAGCGAACTGCAGAGTGGCTTCATCGAATGCAAGCATTGCTGCGAGCGCAGTCTCGAGCGCGTGCAGGACGTGCCCAAATCTCTGAATCTTCTCATTCAAGTAGCAAGTCCTCTCGCTTTCACCACCCT GGTCCGGCAACCCCTGAAAAATTCGAGCATGCCATTCGTGCCAGGAGTGGAAAATATGAACAATCATCAATACTTAAG AGAACTGGGTCAAAATGTAAAGGCAGAGCAATTGGTGATCCAGACGCTGCACACTTATCCTTAAATTGGTCAGAGCGTCGGATGGATGATCAAACATGGGATCACCAAGTCCCTTTGGCGGGAACTGGCACTATTGATGATGATAAGAGTGACAAGATCCTTGAGATTGATACCGGAAAACCCCACATTACTCCCAAACGTAGAAATCTCTTTCACTCTTCTCACCTTTCCCTGTCAGCGGACCAGTATAGCCATAGTTTCACAACTACAAAAGACTCAACAGCCCATCAAACTGTTCCAAGCCCCTCATCTTGTGAAGTTCAATCTTCAAGTCCATTGAAGTTTTCTCATGTTGTCGAGGAAGCATTATGCACTGCTGAAAATAGCCCACAATTCTACTCTGCATCATCAAGGGGTGGTAGCAGTAAGAGAAGTCCCTTCACTCCCAGTAGGAGTGATGGCTCAAGAAACTTCCTAATTGGTTATCATGGCTACCCAAATTATATGTGTAACACTGAATCTTCGAAGGCTAAGGCGAGATCTCTTAGCGCTCCAAAACAAAGACCCCAATATGAGAGATCCAGTTCGACCAGGAGATACTCAGTTTTCGGGTTTGGTGAGCCAAGATCGAGTAGTGCACAGCATGCTTCTGCCTTGCGTGCAAGTTTTTCAAGCAAAGCTTACCCTGGATCTGGTCGCTTGGACAAGCTGGGAATGCCTGTTGGGCAGAGATACTAA